Within the Halichoerus grypus chromosome 2, mHalGry1.hap1.1, whole genome shotgun sequence genome, the region ctgtattttcttctgattttttctttctcactgctTCCCAtttaagaagtcttttttttttctgagattggTTTGAAAGTTACACATCCTATTTTGAAAGCTAAGATGCTTTCCCTTAACTTAAAACACATGGTTTTAATTGATCCCCATGGATTTCTTAAATACATCTCTATTTGCCTCCAGAAAGACAAGATATTTATTATGCTCTCCTGTCCTTATATTTCCCTACTCGCATCTACTATAGAGAGTTGATACTGCCtagcattttagaattttatttcagaagtttttttaatattttgcctttgctcttttaGTCAGAAATGAACTTTGCTGTGTTATTTCCCCACCCTATTTCCCATAATTCTTGCATCATCTTCCTGGatgtgtttatttcttatttgagtACTTTGTTCAAGGGTGTTTTCAAGGTAGATCTTTGTCTAGAGAACTTTTAGGCCTTATAAATTGAGAATAATTTCATTATGCCCTCAAATTTAAGAGGATATTTAGATGGatattaatttgtatatttaaagttattttctttaatacttttcaaattttattcaatTGTCTTCCTATATCCAGTATGTCATTGATACATCTGAATTTAATCTTATTATTGTTCCTTTGTATGTaatcctctctgtctctttggaAACTTAAAGTGTTACCTTTTGATGTTCTTAAATCTTTTAGTTACTCTTGCTTGGAAACTCATGAGCTCTTTCATTCTGAAGTTGTTCATATActatatttttggaaaatctaTGACCATTActccttgaaatattttcttccctctgctttttATCAGACTTATTTTCTAGATGTTGGCACTTTTATttatatcctctctctctctaactcccCACTCccttattttctatatttctattcTTCACTGCTTGCTGCCTTTAAGAGAGTTACACTATCTGATATTCTGATTCTGGTTCACTAATTTACACATATCCATTCTACTATTTATCTCATCTGTTGAATTATTTACTTCAGCTATTATGTTTCATAACTAATActtccactttgttctttttatgtttcatatTCTTAACATCCTCCCTAATAACCTTGAGTATATTCATcaggtttattttaaattctaactcTTTTCCAATAATTTAGATTCATGTGGTGTATgttgttcatttatatttattccatTTGTGCTTGCAGATGTCAGGTTAATTTCACATGTGAACTCATGTTCACCAGGAATATCATTACCCTGTTTGGTGATAGGTATTCAGAGGAGCCAAAGGTCAGGCCCTAGATTCTGTCCCTCTAGGTACTCACCTAGAGGAGGCGAGCGGGACAGGGTGATCCTAAAGAAGAATGTATCAGATTTCACGTAATTTCTATCAGCCACTCCCATTGTTGCCACTCCACTGACAATTTCTGTGGTCACTAGGAAGAAGACAACTCCTTAGCTTGTATCCCAATAGCCTTGAAGATTTAGAGAGTGACTGAGTGCCCACAAGCTCTCCTGTTTTCATGAGCTCTTCATGCTAGCAGGGCTTTTAATTGCCATCATGGCACCTGACTATAGCAGAGATGGCTGGTTTTGCCCTAATGCAAGGTTTGTGCTTCTTCAATGCTAATATAATATTAGCTGGGAATATGGCCACCAAGTATAAAGAATATATTTCCGAGGCCCAGTTGCAGCCAGGTGAGGCCAAGTGACCAAGTTCTGGCCAATAGGATATAAATGGAAGAGGTATGTGCCACTTCTCCAGATTTTGTCCTTTGTGGGAAAATTTGGATCCTCCAGTTGaccctttctcccttcctattGGTTGAAATGAAGACCAAGGCAGAGTTTAATGGCTATGGAACCATTCTCTGAGggtctcagaaaaacaaaagagaagtagCCTGGTGTGCTTGCTGATTTTGTAGCCAACATCTCACACCTGGACTACTTACATGtatatgagaaagaaataaatgtcCAGCTTTTTAAATCTATAATCATTTGGAGTTTCTCTATTATAATAGCCAAACCATAGGCATTTTCCCCACAAAGTTCCTGTTAGGTAGGCAGGAAAAAGTATCAATAATTTTATCTCACAAAAGAGAAGACTAGACTTAAACAAAATAAGTGGAAGCACTGAGGTTAAGATCTGGGACTCCTGGGCACCAATCTAGAACTCTTTCCTTACAAAGCTCTGCAATGAATTTGTTCCATGACCTCAACTTTAGGCAATGATTTTGTATTCACTCTGTCTTGGTATGGAATTGTAACTTTTCCactgcagaaataaaaatcataagtCTTGGTTATCTTTGATTTGGTCTTGGTTGAGTCTAGGGGCCACAAGTTTCAACAGAAAGAACCTTGAGAACACACAAGATTCCTTTACTGCAGATGTGAAAATCAGCTTTCACAATCAGCTATGATTTAAGCAGATAAGGAAGAAGTTCAGAGAACAGCTACACACTAGTTgccataatatttaatttaaatttatttattttatcttctcacTATAAATTGTTCAAAAATCTGCtcactggggcatctgggtggctcagccgttaagcgtctgccttcagctcaggtcatgatcccagggtcctgggatcgagccccgcatcaggctccctgctcagcgggaagcctgcttctccctctcccactccccctgcttatgttccctctctcgctgtgtctctctctgtcaaataaataaatacaatcttaaaaaagaaaaaatctgctCACTGACAATGACATAGATCATTCCATATTATTAAGAGCTTTAATAGCAAAGATTTTTGACTCACAACCTTGAAGCAATAAGTGtttatataatttcttatttttgtaagaaaaaataaagcaaatatatacatgtatactcAAAGTTGTAAACTCTTTGCCATCCAATATTGTCCtcacttgctaatattttgatcACTAATCCACTTTCCATGACCTCACTAATTGAATTTTGGTGAACTAGCAAAAAGCCTGCACAGacttttagaattaaaaacatCGCAAAAGGCATTTTTCCTTGTGGAAagttataagtaaaataaatgagtaaataagcaACTCCTAACATATTAACTTTAAAGCGTGATGTAAAACCTTGATTTTCCTCAACAATATCAAACTCATGAAAGGATTCGGGGAGAGGAGTGGTGATAAGGCATATGTGGGAGTCAGAAGTGAAAAACCTGAGGTAGACATTTCTGTGAAGTTCCTCACTGGAGGGGATGGAGGACACCTGCATTATCACTACAGAAGTCACTGGCCCCATGAAAAGAAGACTTTGCCCCTGAGAAATCTCAGCAGGGCACACTTCATGTCCTTGTTCCGCAGGCTGTAAATGAAGGGGTTCAGCAGGGGAGTTACCACTGTGTACATGATAGCAGCTGCTGTATCCTCTTCTATGGAATTGGAGGAAGAGGATGAGGGGCACAGATAAGCCCTGATCACTGTCCCAAAGAACAGGGCAACAACAGCAAGGTGTGACCCACAGGTAGAGAAGGCCTTGCACCGTCCCTGGGCAGAGGGGACTCTGAGGATGGCTGAAACAATGTGGATATAAGAGACCAGGATGAGCATAAAGGGGATTAAAATGACTGCTCCCCCCAAGAAGAGGAGCACAAGCTCATTGACCTGAGTGTCAGAGCAAGACACCTTCATCAAGGGTCCCAGATCACAGAAGAAGTCAGGAATGATCTTCTTAGAGCAAAAAGAAAGTCGAAAGATGAGGAAAGTGTGGGTCATGGCAACAAGACTCGTAAGGACCCAGCAGGCAGTAACCAGGAGGGTGCAGCGCCGGCGGCTCATGACCATCTTGTAGTGGAGCGGGTAGCAGATGGCCACATAGCGGTCATAGGCCATTGTGGCCAGGAGAAAGATGTCCATGTCCCCAAAAGTCAAGAAGAAGTAGAGCTGAACCAGGCATCCTGTGTAGGAAATGGACCTGCTCTGAGTCTGGATGTTCACCAAGGCCTTGGGCACGGTGGTGGAGGTGAAAAGGATGTCTGCACAGGacaaactggcaaggaagaagtacatgggcaTGTGGAGACGTGCATCAGTACCAATGGCCAGGACAATGAGCAGGTTCCCAGCCACAGTGACCACGTACATCCACAGGAACACCAGGAAGAGGATTTGCTGCTTCTCTGGTCGCTCTGAGAATCCCCAGAGGAGGAACTCAAAGATGCTGGTCTGGTTCCCTCCTGCCATGATCCCGGAAGTCTGAGAAAGAGACCTCCAGTGAGACCCATTAAAACTCTCTAAACGTACTTTAGATCGTTGATGAATGTGCCATTCTCTGAACTCTAGAGAAGAAAGAATGACCTTAATGTATTTGTATTGATCACGTACTATGTgcactgtatatttttattaaaacttactAATGTGCTAGGAAGTGGGAGAGATACAATTTAAGAGAATTAAAGTAGATTTCTTTCCTGGTTTATCTCTCTACACTCCTTTCTGTCCCAGATTTCTTTAGTTGTAATTGCTATTTCTTCAGCTGTATTCTCAGGGGTGTCAAGAAgctttcagtcattcattcactcattcattcattcattgattcattcattcaaaagagACTAAGTACCAGCTCTGGACCTGGTAGAGTGCCAGGTAAATAGGACACTGATAATCCTTACCTCCTGAGAATTTTCAATCTAACAGGATAGACATAATTGCCTATGTTAAAATCCTATGATATTTTGATTCAAGGTTCTCTACCCATTCAACTGACAACAAATCTTTCTTAGACCCCAGACTACCTGTTCTGACCTATCATGCCCAAACGTCAGTATTATGAAGATAGTTTCAGGTTATCCATTCCTCCAGAAATCAATTTAGCAATCAGCTATTTAATAAAGATGTGTACAGATAACTCTTCTTCAGTTATCTGTAATGACAAAGAAGGAATCATAATCTCTAACCTCAATACACGAAAATCCTGCCCCTTTCCCATGTGTGGAACCAACTAAGGGTTAGTCACAGAGTCAGTCAGtcagatggagaaaaaagaatcatcTTTGTTACTGAAAAAGACTAGGTTGGAGAATTTATATTAGCTGTGTTCACTAAATGAGCTTTGTAATACTCCTCCAAAATTAATCTATTTTCCCTTTCACAGGCTCAGCTGGACAATCATGGGCCTCTCCAGAGGGGAACAGCCTGCCCTCATAAAACATAAAGCATGGAAGAACAGAACAAAGTTTTTCCTGAAAATGATCAGATTCCTGATGAGAACAGAGAAGCTGAGGCCCAAAATTCAGCAATCAGAGAAGTCACTCCAGGTATAAGAACAGAGGGTCAGGGCTATTAGTCTGGAAAGAAAGACACATCAGACTTAAATAAACTTCTGTCATCCAAGGCAGATCAAGTGATTAAAAGTAAACAAGAATAGGGGTgtccagctggctcagtcagtagaacatgtgactctttatctcagggtcatgagttcaagccacatgtgagaggtagagtttactttaaaaaaaaaaaaaaaaagaatttatccgtaaaaacacttttaaaaaagtaagaatagataatatgaaacaaaaataataagatatgtTTGTGAATATATGCATGTGAatatgtgtatgaatatatacatatgtatgtatacataaatgtgtatatataatatatattgctaTGTTctagtaatagtaataaatacTTACTTTCAAGTTCCTATAGagcatataaaaaaaatacataaggccacagaaaaaaatttcaaaaaatcccaaaaaacaataataattcaaCTAATGATCTCTGACAAAATTGCAATAAAAGTAGACATTAAtaacaaaaccaagaaacaaaaatagcctttcaatctggaaaaaaatgtttcagataTCTCTATTAAATAACTTTCAGGTCCAAAGGAGAAGTAAAAATCTAAGTtacagaatatttagaaaataataatagtaatgctATGTACCAGAGTCTATGGAATATTGCTAACAtagtaataaagaaaattcaTTGCCTTAAATACTTATAtgaataatagtaaataatacacgaattaagcatctgacacaaaatgagcaacaaaaataaactgaactggaaaaaaaataaagcaaaagtagAGTTCAAAATCAgagaacaaataaagaaaaaacaaaacagctttggtctttttcaacaaatgggaaAATGGGGTATCCatctgcaaaagaatgaatgggatCCCTACTTTAGAtcatacaaaattaactcaaaatggatcaaggacctaactgtaagagttaaaactatagcaatcttagaagaaaatataggcataaatcttcatgactttagattataaatgtaaaatgtttctgtgtctttggaaaacagtctgacagtttctcaaaaaactaaacatagaattacccaTATGAattacccagcaattccactcctaggtatacctaacagaaatgaaaacatatatccacacaaaaacttgtacacaaatgttcatagcagcattattcatacaggcaaaaactgaaaataacccagatgtccatcaactggtgaatggataaataaaatagagcatatccataaaatgaaatcgtatttggcaataaaaagaaatgaagtacttatacatgctacaatatgggtggaccttgaaaacattatgttaagtgaaagaagccagacatagaGGACaacatatttatatgaaatttcccaaatagacaaatctatagagagagaaagtagattagtggctgcctaAGGTGTGGAGGGATGCACAAATGAGGGTGATAGCTAATGAGTGTAAGGTTTCGTTTGGGGCGCTGAAAATGTTgtaaacttattgtggtgattgtAGCACAATTCAGTGAATAtagaatataataaaagccattgaactgtacactttggatgtattatatggtatgtgaatagtatatactgaaaaaaaaaatcaatgtaagaGATAAATCACTTGCTAATCTAATCAAGCCAAaataaagggggagggaggaggagcaagatggcggaggagtaggagacctggattttgtctggtctcaggaattcagctggatagggatcaaaccattctgaacacctacaaactcaagaggagattgaagaaaagaatagcaacaactctctgaacagaaaagcgaccactttctggaaggtaggacgtgcggagaagtgaatccgaggtgatattcgggaggatagacggcgggggagggggcctccatccaccccttctggcaagtgacagagccgcggaggacaaaattggaacttttagaagtctgctctgcttagggacgtcgctccggtggctaagcgggggatggaaccctcatgggacagtgtggtctcaggaccctcggggtcacagaaagaccgggggtgcctgagtgtggcaaaactcccaggtatcagagcggggaagctggctgcagagacggagctgggaagcgggctctcagctcggggttgcca harbors:
- the LOC118525769 gene encoding olfactory receptor 1P1-like, which encodes MAGGNQTSIFEFLLWGFSERPEKQQILFLVFLWMYVVTVAGNLLIVLAIGTDARLHMPMYFFLASLSCADILFTSTTVPKALVNIQTQSRSISYTGCLVQLYFFLTFGDMDIFLLATMAYDRYVAICYPLHYKMVMSRRRCTLLVTACWVLTSLVAMTHTFLIFRLSFCSKKIIPDFFCDLGPLMKVSCSDTQVNELVLLFLGGAVILIPFMLILVSYIHIVSAILRVPSAQGRCKAFSTCGSHLAVVALFFGTVIRAYLCPSSSSSNSIEEDTAAAIMYTVVTPLLNPFIYSLRNKDMKCALLRFLRGKVFFSWGQ